In a single window of the Pseudohongiella acticola genome:
- the fabD gene encoding ACP S-malonyltransferase, which produces MQKFGFVFPGQGSQKAGMLSELAEVHPVVVDTFALASEVLGKDLWQIAQDNPDGLLDQTHFTQPVLLAASVAIWRAWMAKQAPLPDMLAGHSLGEYSALVCAGVLSFEDAIALVHKRGQYMQSAVPAGTGGMAAIIGMDDSRIDALCRSAAGDGVVAPANFNSPGQTVIAGDRDAVERVMAACKEAGAKRALPLNVSVPSHCALMKSAAEALAADLAAIDFKKPELPVVQNINGRASKELSEIRDNLLKQLYMPVQWVDTIYCMRDFGIGKVVECGPGKVLGGLIKRIQPEISCFNTDTPDALTEAVDGLSR; this is translated from the coding sequence ATGCAAAAATTTGGATTTGTTTTTCCGGGACAGGGTTCACAGAAAGCAGGCATGCTCAGTGAGCTGGCAGAGGTCCATCCTGTTGTAGTCGACACGTTTGCACTGGCTTCAGAGGTGCTGGGTAAGGATTTGTGGCAGATTGCACAGGACAACCCTGATGGTTTGCTGGATCAGACCCATTTCACGCAGCCGGTCCTGCTGGCGGCATCCGTTGCGATCTGGCGGGCGTGGATGGCCAAGCAGGCGCCGTTGCCGGATATGCTTGCCGGTCATAGCCTGGGTGAATACTCCGCGCTGGTCTGTGCGGGTGTGCTGAGTTTTGAGGATGCCATCGCGCTGGTACACAAGCGTGGCCAATACATGCAAAGTGCGGTGCCCGCCGGTACCGGCGGCATGGCTGCCATCATTGGCATGGACGACAGCCGTATCGATGCGCTGTGTCGCAGTGCTGCCGGTGACGGCGTGGTCGCGCCTGCCAACTTCAATTCTCCGGGACAGACCGTGATTGCGGGTGACAGGGACGCGGTTGAGCGCGTCATGGCCGCCTGCAAGGAAGCCGGCGCCAAACGCGCGCTGCCGCTGAACGTCAGTGTGCCGTCGCATTGTGCCTTGATGAAGTCTGCGGCAGAGGCACTGGCTGCTGATCTGGCGGCGATTGATTTTAAAAAGCCCGAACTGCCAGTGGTGCAGAATATCAATGGCCGGGCCAGCAAAGAGCTGAGTGAAATACGCGATAATCTGCTTAAACAGTTGTACATGCCGGTACAATGGGTTGATACCATTTACTGTATGCGCGACTTTGGCATTGGCAAAGTAGTAGAATGCGGCCCTGGGAAAGTACTGGGCGGGTTGATCAAACGGATTCAGCCGGAAATCAGTTGTTTTAATACTGATACACCGGATGCATTGACTGAGGCCGTTGATGGACTGAGCCGCTAG
- the fabG gene encoding 3-oxoacyl-ACP reductase FabG, which translates to MSMSGKVALVTGASRGIGRAIAAELGSQGAIVAGTATTDEGAQAITEFFASQGVKGAGFRLDVSSTEAVETVMATIAADLGGAPLILVNNAGITRDNLLMRMKEDEWGSVINTNLNSLYRVCRVALKSMTKARWGRIINISSVVASSGNPGQTNYAASKAAVEGFSRSLAREIGSRGITVNSIAPGFIDTDMTRALTEKQIETLLVQIPLARFGKPEEIASVASFLASDAGAYITGETIQVNGGMYMA; encoded by the coding sequence ATGAGCATGTCAGGAAAAGTAGCCCTGGTCACGGGTGCCAGTCGTGGAATCGGGCGGGCAATTGCCGCCGAGCTTGGTAGTCAGGGCGCCATCGTTGCCGGGACTGCTACAACAGACGAAGGCGCTCAGGCGATTACGGAATTTTTTGCCAGTCAGGGTGTCAAAGGGGCTGGGTTCCGTCTTGACGTGTCTTCAACCGAGGCCGTTGAGACCGTGATGGCAACAATTGCAGCCGATCTCGGAGGCGCACCCCTGATCCTGGTTAACAATGCCGGCATCACCCGTGACAACCTGCTGATGCGAATGAAAGAGGATGAATGGGGTAGCGTCATCAATACCAACCTCAATTCGCTGTACCGCGTGTGCCGGGTGGCGCTTAAATCCATGACCAAGGCGCGCTGGGGTCGCATCATCAATATCAGCTCTGTGGTCGCCTCCAGTGGCAATCCGGGGCAGACCAATTACGCCGCATCAAAAGCGGCAGTCGAAGGGTTTTCGCGTTCATTGGCCCGGGAGATTGGGTCACGGGGCATTACCGTCAATTCGATTGCACCGGGTTTTATTGATACCGACATGACCCGGGCATTGACAGAAAAACAGATCGAGACACTGTTGGTACAAATTCCATTGGCGCGCTTCGGCAAGCCGGAAGAAATTGCATCGGTGGCCAGCTTTCTGGCATCAGATGCCGGCGCCTATATTACCGGTGAAACCATTCAGGTAAATGGCGGCATGTACATGGCGTAA
- the acpP gene encoding acyl carrier protein, translating into MSSIEERVKKIVCEQLGVKEEDVKASSSFVEDLGADSLDTVELVMALEEEFETEIPDEEAEKITTVQLAIDYINSHL; encoded by the coding sequence ATGAGCAGCATTGAAGAACGCGTGAAAAAAATTGTCTGCGAGCAGCTTGGCGTTAAGGAAGAAGACGTAAAGGCTTCCTCTTCATTCGTAGAAGATCTCGGCGCTGATTCTTTGGATACCGTGGAATTGGTTATGGCTCTCGAAGAAGAGTTTGAAACTGAGATTCCGGACGAAGAAGCCGAAAAGATCACCACTGTTCAGCTGGCCATTGATTATATCAATTCGCACCTGTAA
- the fabF gene encoding beta-ketoacyl-ACP synthase II — protein MFNGRRVVVTGLGMVTPLGNDVASTWQALKDGQSGINVLEHFDTSAFSTRFGGSIKNFDNEPYMSAKDAKRMDVFILYGVAAGVQAMSDAGLEEGGFDPTRFGAAIGSGIGGITAIENNAELIRGAGPRKISPFFVPGSIINMLGGTLSIRYNLQGPNIAVTTACTTGTHNIGLAAQMIASGQADLMIAGGAEMATSPVGLGGFCAARALSTRNDDPQAASRPWDKDRDGFVLSDGAGIMILEEYEHARQRGAKIYAEISGFGMSADAFHMTSPSENGRGAAACMQNALNSAGLNAGDIDYVNAHGTSTTAGDIAETQAVKTVFGDYAYKLPVSSSKSMIGHLLGAAGAVESIICVLSLDEQVITPTINLDEADAACDLDYVPGSSRDAKLNAVLNNSFGFGGTNGSLIFARRP, from the coding sequence GTGTTTAATGGCAGAAGAGTAGTGGTGACAGGCCTGGGCATGGTGACCCCATTGGGAAACGATGTTGCGTCTACCTGGCAAGCACTGAAAGACGGTCAGAGCGGTATCAATGTATTAGAGCATTTTGATACGTCAGCGTTCAGCACCCGCTTTGGTGGCTCCATCAAAAATTTTGACAACGAACCGTACATGTCGGCAAAAGATGCCAAACGCATGGACGTGTTTATCCTGTATGGCGTGGCGGCCGGTGTGCAGGCCATGTCCGATGCCGGACTGGAAGAGGGCGGTTTTGACCCGACCCGATTTGGCGCCGCCATTGGTTCCGGTATCGGCGGTATCACCGCGATTGAAAACAACGCCGAGTTGATTCGCGGTGCCGGCCCTCGCAAGATCTCCCCGTTTTTTGTGCCGGGCTCAATCATCAATATGCTGGGCGGCACACTGTCCATTCGTTATAACCTGCAGGGCCCCAATATCGCGGTCACCACCGCCTGTACCACGGGCACCCACAATATCGGGTTGGCCGCGCAGATGATTGCGTCCGGGCAGGCTGACCTGATGATTGCCGGTGGCGCTGAAATGGCGACATCGCCAGTCGGCCTGGGTGGCTTCTGCGCTGCCCGCGCACTATCCACGCGCAATGATGACCCGCAGGCCGCCAGCCGGCCCTGGGACAAGGATCGCGACGGATTTGTACTGAGCGACGGGGCTGGCATCATGATTCTGGAAGAATATGAGCATGCCCGTCAGCGTGGTGCCAAAATTTATGCCGAGATTTCCGGCTTTGGCATGAGCGCCGATGCGTTTCACATGACGTCGCCATCAGAAAATGGCCGAGGTGCGGCCGCCTGCATGCAGAATGCCCTGAACAGTGCCGGGCTTAATGCGGGTGATATCGACTATGTGAATGCCCATGGAACCTCGACTACCGCCGGCGATATCGCGGAGACCCAGGCGGTGAAAACCGTTTTTGGCGATTACGCCTACAAGCTGCCGGTCAGTTCCAGCAAATCCATGATCGGCCACTTGTTGGGAGCTGCAGGCGCAGTGGAGTCAATCATCTGTGTGCTATCCCTTGATGAGCAGGTCATCACACCCACCATCAACCTGGACGAGGCAGATGCAGCCTGTGATCTTGATTATGTGCCGGGTAGCAGTCGGGACGCTAAACTCAATGCTGTGCTCAACAACTCCTTCGGATTCGGGGGAACTAACGGCTCTCTGATTTTTGCACGCCGGCCCTGA
- the pabC gene encoding aminodeoxychorismate lyase: MAVLTLVDGELADNVPVSDRGLLYGDGVFETMHYRQHQLMRLPAHMLRLQRSCEQLGIPLLMTDIQQHIDSLLSRVSSLADTPTDGIVKIIVTRGDGGRGYMPAATSQSRVVVQFHLMPTPYAECYRRGISCMLCRHPVSINPALAGLKHLNRLDQVMASRELAAAQNNAANTDPMLQEGLMLDSLGDLTEGTRSNVFLVINDQLCTPDLTQAGVCGLMRNLILDWFEGQGIPVTVRAITGQELMLASEVFICNSVIGIWPVNSVYDFSSGTCIHLSSQTMARSAQQGLLSH; encoded by the coding sequence ATGGCGGTGTTGACGCTGGTCGATGGTGAGCTTGCTGACAATGTCCCGGTCAGTGACCGCGGCCTGCTTTATGGCGATGGTGTGTTTGAAACCATGCACTATCGTCAGCATCAATTGATGCGACTGCCCGCCCATATGCTGCGGCTGCAGCGTAGCTGCGAACAGCTGGGCATCCCGCTTCTAATGACAGACATCCAGCAGCATATCGATAGCCTGCTTTCCCGAGTGTCATCCTTGGCTGATACGCCGACAGACGGTATCGTCAAAATCATTGTTACCCGCGGCGATGGCGGTCGAGGTTACATGCCTGCAGCAACCTCACAGTCCCGTGTGGTGGTGCAATTTCACCTGATGCCGACGCCCTATGCTGAATGTTACCGCCGCGGGATTTCCTGCATGCTGTGCCGGCACCCGGTGTCCATCAATCCTGCGCTGGCCGGGTTGAAACATCTGAATCGCCTGGATCAGGTCATGGCCAGCCGCGAACTGGCGGCAGCACAGAACAATGCTGCAAACACTGACCCCATGTTGCAGGAAGGCTTGATGCTGGACAGCCTGGGTGACCTGACGGAAGGCACCAGGAGTAATGTTTTTCTGGTTATCAACGACCAGCTTTGCACACCTGATTTAACTCAGGCGGGTGTGTGTGGCCTCATGCGCAATTTAATTCTGGACTGGTTTGAAGGGCAGGGTATACCGGTCACGGTGAGAGCAATCACCGGCCAGGAGCTGATGCTTGCCAGCGAAGTTTTTATTTGCAACAGTGTCATCGGTATCTGGCCGGTGAACAGTGTTTATGACTTCAGCTCGGGAACCTGCATTCATCTGTCCAGCCAGACCATGGCGCGTAGCGCACAACAGGGATTGTTGAGTCATTAA
- the mltG gene encoding endolytic transglycosylase MltG, with the protein MSVRRLLLIVLALCLIAVLVVAATLLTVRQYLDSPLSLPDDAVVVDIEPGMPLQLIASRLADNGYLSWPRAMVLWARWQGFDRRIRSGEYALEAGQTPRTLMALLMSGRVVQYPVTFVEGWTVRQALEHLWRLDNINPQLQGMSNDDIHSALQISLPALEGSLFPDTYFYTKGTSDVAILQRANQRLQQVLTEEWQQRADGLPYESPWQALIMASIIERESGYKAEKRDIAGVFVRRLQSGMRLQSDPTVIYGMGSSYDGVIYRSDLNTTTAYNTYRINGLPPTPIALAGRDSIHASMQPKKGTALYFVSRGDGSHQFSDTLEQHNSAVQRYLRGGAENENN; encoded by the coding sequence ATGTCCGTTCGCAGATTGCTGTTAATTGTACTGGCACTGTGCCTGATTGCGGTGCTTGTGGTGGCTGCTACGTTGCTGACAGTAAGGCAGTACCTGGATTCGCCCCTGTCCTTGCCAGACGACGCTGTTGTTGTTGATATCGAACCCGGTATGCCACTGCAGTTGATTGCCTCCCGACTGGCAGACAATGGTTACCTGTCGTGGCCGCGTGCCATGGTGTTATGGGCACGGTGGCAGGGCTTTGATCGTCGTATTCGCAGTGGCGAGTATGCGCTTGAGGCAGGCCAGACGCCGCGGACACTGATGGCGCTGTTAATGTCAGGCCGCGTTGTGCAGTATCCTGTTACCTTCGTGGAAGGCTGGACGGTCCGGCAGGCGCTGGAACACTTGTGGCGGCTCGACAATATCAACCCACAACTGCAGGGCATGTCCAATGACGATATTCATTCGGCGCTGCAGATCTCGCTGCCGGCGCTGGAGGGCAGTCTTTTCCCGGATACCTATTTTTATACCAAAGGCACAAGCGATGTCGCCATTCTGCAACGCGCCAACCAGCGCCTGCAGCAGGTCCTGACAGAGGAATGGCAGCAGCGTGCGGACGGCCTGCCCTATGAATCTCCGTGGCAGGCATTGATTATGGCGTCAATTATCGAGCGGGAGTCTGGTTACAAGGCAGAAAAGCGTGACATAGCCGGTGTTTTTGTCAGACGGCTACAGTCAGGCATGAGACTGCAGTCGGATCCCACCGTGATCTATGGCATGGGTAGCAGCTATGATGGTGTGATCTATCGTAGTGATCTCAACACCACCACCGCGTACAATACCTATCGCATCAATGGTCTGCCGCCGACGCCGATTGCATTGGCAGGGCGAGACTCCATTCATGCGAGCATGCAGCCGAAAAAGGGCACCGCGTTGTATTTTGTGTCACGCGGCGATGGCAGCCATCAGTTCTCCGATACACTGGAGCAGCATAATTCGGCCGTGCAGCGCTATCTGCGCGGCGGCGCTGAAAACGAAAATAATTGA
- the tmk gene encoding dTMP kinase, whose protein sequence is MSGCLLTVEGIEGVGKTTNIKWICECLEKQGIPYVQSREPGGTALAEEIRQLLLTPRDESMSELTELLLVFSARAQHLHQLIQPALARGEWVVCDRFTDATYAYQGGGRGLDSTIIAALETLVQGELRPDLTLILDIEPAQGLARAYQRGAPDRFEQEAIGFFSRVRQAYLDRALISPERYLIVDAGKELVNVQQQIKTGLEQFCQRHAAAASPTGDLTHGD, encoded by the coding sequence GTGTCGGGTTGTCTGTTAACGGTTGAAGGCATTGAAGGTGTTGGTAAAACTACCAATATCAAATGGATATGCGAATGTCTTGAGAAGCAGGGTATCCCCTATGTGCAGAGTCGGGAGCCCGGTGGCACGGCGCTTGCCGAGGAAATTCGACAGTTGCTGCTGACGCCGCGTGATGAGTCCATGTCGGAACTGACCGAGTTGCTACTGGTGTTTTCGGCTCGCGCACAACACCTGCATCAACTGATTCAGCCGGCACTTGCACGCGGCGAATGGGTTGTCTGTGACCGTTTTACCGACGCCACCTATGCCTATCAGGGCGGAGGTCGTGGCCTGGATTCGACGATAATAGCGGCGCTGGAAACCCTGGTGCAGGGTGAGCTGCGGCCCGATCTTACCCTGATTCTTGACATCGAACCGGCGCAGGGACTGGCGCGTGCCTATCAACGTGGTGCACCGGACCGATTTGAGCAGGAAGCAATCGGATTCTTCAGCCGGGTCAGGCAGGCCTACCTTGATCGTGCTCTGATCTCGCCTGAGCGTTACCTGATTGTGGATGCCGGCAAAGAACTGGTCAATGTTCAGCAGCAGATCAAGACCGGTCTTGAACAATTCTGCCAACGTCATGCGGCCGCTGCTTCGCCAACAGGGGATCTGACGCATGGCGATTGA
- the holB gene encoding DNA polymerase III subunit delta' has protein sequence MAIDAVLPWHTDAWTQVMNQQRNQRLAHAYLISGLPGSGRYLFARALAATLLCTELASDEANSTACGHCRQCLLFDTGHHPDVLDITPEEGKKSIKIDQIRTISNLVNQTSNQTGAIKVIIIQPAEALGTAAANALLKNLEEPPGRTLFLLICEPGAQMLPTIRSRCQPLPLSPATSEQGLAWLSQQSAAAQDELAAALTLASGAPLRALSLLEAGIPAWRGIVQEQLAELADGLMTPLQLAKYCNTQPPAYAIELMQALTLQQVREALQSQKSRRAKRFLQLGRELVVISRQLSSGANPNTLMALEYVFSTWQTISGDKDVVQQGRELQFTGSAG, from the coding sequence ATGGCGATTGATGCAGTTCTGCCCTGGCACACCGACGCCTGGACGCAGGTCATGAACCAGCAGCGCAATCAGCGACTGGCGCACGCCTATTTGATCAGTGGTCTGCCCGGCAGTGGGCGTTACCTGTTTGCCCGTGCGCTGGCTGCCACGCTGCTATGCACTGAGTTGGCCTCAGATGAAGCCAACAGCACCGCCTGTGGTCATTGCCGTCAGTGTCTTCTGTTTGATACCGGTCATCATCCGGATGTGCTGGATATTACGCCGGAAGAAGGCAAAAAAAGCATCAAAATCGATCAGATACGAACCATTTCCAATCTGGTTAATCAGACCAGTAACCAGACTGGTGCGATCAAGGTCATCATCATTCAGCCGGCAGAGGCGCTGGGTACCGCTGCTGCCAATGCCTTGCTGAAGAACCTGGAAGAGCCGCCTGGCAGGACGCTGTTTTTGTTGATATGTGAGCCTGGCGCACAAATGCTGCCGACCATCCGCAGTCGCTGTCAGCCTTTGCCGTTGTCACCGGCAACATCAGAACAGGGGCTGGCCTGGTTGTCTCAACAGTCGGCGGCAGCGCAGGATGAACTGGCGGCGGCGCTGACGCTGGCGTCCGGGGCGCCCCTGCGAGCGTTGTCACTGCTGGAGGCTGGGATTCCGGCATGGCGTGGCATCGTGCAGGAGCAGCTTGCCGAATTGGCTGATGGTTTGATGACGCCATTACAACTGGCGAAATACTGCAACACACAGCCACCGGCATATGCTATAGAACTGATGCAGGCGCTGACATTGCAGCAAGTCCGTGAGGCATTGCAGTCACAGAAGTCCCGACGCGCGAAAAGGTTTTTGCAGCTTGGGCGTGAACTTGTTGTGATTAGCAGGCAGCTAAGCAGTGGCGCCAACCCGAATACGTTGATGGCGTTGGAGTATGTCTTCAGTACCTGGCAGACCATCTCAGGAGACAAGGATGTCGTCCAGCAAGGCCGAGAATTACAGTTCACCGGCAGCGCAGGCTGA
- a CDS encoding PilZ domain-containing protein, whose protein sequence is MSSSKAENYSSPAAQADAEAHHQHPLLMSVSITDPLVLQRCYMPFFLRGGLFVPSARRFSLRQRLFLVLTLPALPDAPDKHTICALNTTVAWLSPAPWGAGQITNDQLGRGGVNARVQGVGLHFDNAEPDLKPFIESLLKALL, encoded by the coding sequence ATGTCGTCCAGCAAGGCCGAGAATTACAGTTCACCGGCAGCGCAGGCTGACGCCGAAGCCCATCACCAACACCCGTTGCTGATGTCTGTCAGTATCACCGACCCCCTGGTTCTGCAGCGCTGTTACATGCCCTTTTTCCTGCGGGGCGGTCTGTTTGTGCCCAGTGCACGTCGTTTCAGCTTGCGACAGCGACTGTTTCTGGTGCTGACGCTACCGGCCCTGCCAGATGCACCCGATAAGCACACCATCTGCGCACTCAACACCACGGTTGCATGGTTGTCGCCCGCGCCATGGGGGGCCGGCCAGATAACAAATGATCAACTGGGCAGGGGAGGGGTTAACGCAAGAGTGCAAGGAGTAGGGTTGCATTTTGATAACGCCGAGCCGGATCTGAAACCGTTTATAGAATCGCTGCTGAAAGCTCTGTTATGA
- a CDS encoding DUF411 domain-containing protein → MQSILKLRQNPAYNRSIFSQFARTFGRTFVRLRLYALTALCLSVLACSPQNGQDVAAAAVDATVLDVYKSPTCGCCSLWIEHAEERGFQVMAHDLDNNALALAKLERGVTPRYQSCHTTVAEDGSVFEGHIPAYLIHQYLADKPAGSIGLAVPGMPMGSPGMEVGDRMDAYDVLLLKADGSTEVYAHISDQQSQYQ, encoded by the coding sequence ATGCAGTCCATCCTCAAGCTCAGACAGAACCCTGCTTACAATCGCTCAATTTTTAGTCAGTTTGCGCGCACCTTTGGCCGCACCTTTGTCAGACTGAGATTGTACGCACTGACTGCGTTGTGTCTGTCTGTGCTGGCCTGTTCTCCGCAGAATGGCCAGGACGTTGCGGCGGCCGCAGTTGACGCTACCGTGCTGGATGTTTATAAAAGTCCGACCTGTGGTTGCTGCAGCCTGTGGATAGAACATGCCGAGGAACGTGGCTTTCAGGTGATGGCACACGATCTGGACAATAACGCGTTGGCGCTGGCAAAACTTGAGCGTGGTGTGACGCCGCGTTATCAGTCATGCCACACCACAGTGGCTGAAGATGGCAGCGTTTTTGAAGGACACATTCCGGCGTACCTGATACACCAGTATCTGGCTGACAAACCGGCCGGTTCGATTGGTCTGGCGGTACCGGGCATGCCCATGGGCAGTCCGGGCATGGAAGTCGGAGACCGAATGGATGCCTACGATGTGTTGTTATTGAAAGCGGATGGCAGCACAGAAGTTTACGCACATATCAGCGACCAGCAGTCGCAGTATCAGTGA
- a CDS encoding NAD(P)/FAD-dependent oxidoreductase, whose translation MTGAQPLINTAPRQPFDVCIVGAGVVGLALARALSLRWPKASILVLEQNSDIGQEISSRNSEVIHAGLYYPPGSLKARLCIRGSALLYEYCAKHDVPHQRLGKLIVAQAGEESALELLRSSAQTCGVDSLRWQSQQAFARLEPQLHASAALWSPDTGIVDSHALMQRLQQEAESQGTLIATHSRFLRAACQGPGIFDIDVDTDAGVGSHASHNYPDGNAAEAQDPFKIRSRILINCAGLSATRVAASIAGMDQTLNPELNLVKGHYFALSGRSPFRHLIYPVPDPQQRGLGIHATLDMAGQCRFGPDIEAISSVDYVVDESRREAFALAIKRYFPALDATRLNPSYAGIRPRLGPGYADFMIQDEYVHGCPGLIQLFGIESPGLTASLALAELVTLKLQDQAPL comes from the coding sequence ATGACGGGGGCGCAACCGCTTATTAACACCGCACCCCGACAACCGTTTGATGTCTGTATTGTTGGCGCGGGCGTTGTCGGCCTGGCGCTGGCCCGGGCATTGTCGCTGCGCTGGCCCAAAGCATCCATACTGGTGCTTGAACAGAACAGCGACATTGGCCAGGAAATCAGTAGCCGAAACAGCGAGGTCATTCACGCGGGTCTGTATTATCCACCCGGCAGCCTGAAAGCACGGCTGTGTATCCGCGGCAGCGCCCTGCTCTACGAATATTGCGCCAAGCATGACGTACCGCATCAACGTCTGGGCAAGTTGATTGTCGCGCAGGCAGGAGAAGAATCGGCACTTGAATTATTACGGTCCTCCGCGCAAACCTGCGGTGTTGACTCGCTCAGGTGGCAATCACAACAGGCGTTCGCCAGGCTGGAACCACAGCTGCACGCAAGCGCCGCTCTGTGGTCGCCGGATACCGGCATCGTCGACAGTCATGCCCTGATGCAGCGCCTGCAGCAGGAGGCAGAGAGTCAGGGCACGTTGATCGCAACACACAGTCGCTTTCTACGTGCTGCCTGTCAGGGGCCGGGGATCTTTGATATCGATGTTGATACGGATGCTGGTGTTGGCAGCCATGCCAGCCATAACTACCCGGACGGGAACGCAGCGGAAGCACAGGATCCTTTCAAGATACGCAGCCGCATACTGATCAACTGCGCAGGCCTGTCTGCCACCCGGGTGGCGGCCTCAATAGCCGGCATGGACCAGACTCTGAACCCCGAGCTGAATCTGGTAAAAGGCCATTATTTTGCGTTGTCCGGACGCTCACCATTCCGGCATTTGATCTATCCGGTGCCTGATCCCCAGCAACGTGGTCTTGGCATTCATGCAACGCTGGACATGGCAGGCCAGTGTCGCTTTGGCCCGGACATTGAGGCGATCAGCAGCGTTGACTATGTCGTCGACGAATCTCGCCGTGAAGCGTTCGCCCTGGCCATCAAACGGTATTTCCCGGCACTGGATGCCACACGATTGAACCCGTCATACGCTGGTATCAGGCCGCGCCTGGGTCCGGGTTATGCTGACTTCATGATTCAGGATGAATACGTGCATGGCTGCCCGGGACTGATTCAGCTGTTTGGCATTGAGTCACCAGGCCTGACTGCGAGTCTCGCGCTGGCAGAACTGGTGACCCTGAAACTGCAGGATCAGGCGCCGTTATAA